A single genomic interval of Ascaphus truei isolate aAscTru1 unplaced genomic scaffold, aAscTru1.hap1 HAP1_SCAFFOLD_1440, whole genome shotgun sequence harbors:
- the LOC142475937 gene encoding serine/threonine-protein kinase 36-like, producing the protein MERYHVLDLIGEGSFGRVYKGRRKHGGEVVALKFIPKVGRSDKELRALKREIQIMRDLRHPNIVRMLDSYETDREVVVVTEYAEGELFQILEDDGNLSEELVRDVSAQLVSALYYLHSHRILHRDMKPQNILLGKGGSIKLCDFGFARELSLDTLVVRSIKGTPLYMSPELVLERPYDHRSDLWALGCIVYELLVGTPPFYTHSIFQLVSIITQQAVRWPRSVSPELRVRIYYMGWKYRRGGV; encoded by the exons ATGGAGAGGTACCACGTTTTGGATTTGATCGGGGAAGGTTCATTTGGACGAGTTTACAAGGGCCGGCGCAAGCACGGCGGAGAG GTTGTGGCCCTTAAATTTATTCCTAAAGTTGGGCGCTCAGACAAAGAACTGAGAGCCCTGAAGAGAGAGATCCAGATCATGAGGGACCTGAGACACCCCAACATCGTGCGCATGTTAGACAGCTACGAGACAGACCGTGAG GTTGTCGTGGTGACCGAATACGCTGAGGGCGAGCTTTTCCAGATCCTGGAGGATGATGGGAATTTGTCTGAGGAGCTG GTGAGGGATGTCTCGGCACAGCTGGTATCTGCGCTCTATTACCTGCACTCTCATCGGATTCTGCACAGAGATATGAAACCTCAGAACATTTTGCTGGGAAAAGGAGGAAGCATCAAACTCTGCGacttcgg gttTGCCCGGGAGCTCAGTCTTGACACCCTAGTTGTACGTTCTATAAAGGGGACCCCCCTATACATGTCTCCGGAGCTGGTCCTTGAGCGTCCGTATGATCACCGCTCGGACCTGTGGGCGCTGGGCTGCATTGTGTACGAGCTGCTGGTCGGGACTCCGCCCTTTTACACGCACAGCATCTTCCAGCTGGTTAGCATCATTACCCAGCAGGCCGTGCGGTGGCCACGGAGTGTATCCCCCGAACTCAGGGTAAGGATATATTATATGGGGTGGAAATACAGGAGGGGCGGAGTCg